One genomic window of Prosthecobacter algae includes the following:
- the recD2 gene encoding SF1B family DNA helicase RecD2 yields the protein MNRDANPAPTETLRGLVERVVYHTEDTGYCILKVIPQGRREAVSLIGKSPRVVAGEQFEAEGRWEATRDYGQQFKADTLKLTRPDSSEGIEKYLGSGLIEGIGPAYAKRLVKKFGKGIFEIIENESSKLEGVEGIGKKRRQEIRESWMKQKSVHNIMLFLHQNGISSSRALRIHKTYGEEALSVLTTNPYRLAQDIHGIGFKTADSIAHQMGVAKEAPERLRAGILHVLETAASSGHCCLPEGRVMEQTAQLLGAADSLLQPEVETLITTSQLERHALNGQSFLYLPYLRAAEQSIARSIATLVSFPPAYPRMDVDAAMAKAAQDTGKVLAESQQRAVKEALKNRCLIITGGPGVGKTTILRTILTLLRDQKVRMVLAAPTGRAAKRLNESTGLEAKTLHRLLEYQGLGNWGRHNGHPLTGDLFVVDECSMLDAPLMAQFLSALPAGAHLLLVGDADQLPSVGPGMVLNDLIGSGKVPCVQLTEIFRQAATSRIITSAHEINRGRVPDLKPQRESDFFFLETQSAEETRDLIVQLAHQRLPAKYKFDPIQDIQVLTPMNRHLLGTRSLNEALQAALNPAHEMKYELERFQTIYRVGDKVIQTHNNYDKEVFNGDIGHIVTIETDPLKLSVRFEGDRLVDYEPGELDELQLAYALTIHKSQGSEFPCVIIPVSTQHYVLLERSLIYTAVTRAKKLVVLVGDARALGMAVGRQESRKRWTGLKELL from the coding sequence ATGAACCGCGATGCCAACCCTGCCCCCACTGAGACCCTGCGTGGGCTGGTGGAGCGGGTGGTGTATCACACGGAAGACACGGGCTACTGCATCCTGAAGGTGATCCCCCAGGGGCGGCGGGAGGCCGTGAGCCTCATCGGCAAATCTCCGCGCGTGGTGGCGGGCGAGCAGTTTGAAGCCGAGGGCCGCTGGGAGGCCACGCGGGACTATGGGCAGCAGTTTAAAGCGGACACGCTGAAGCTGACACGGCCGGACTCGAGCGAGGGCATCGAGAAGTACCTGGGCAGCGGTTTGATCGAAGGCATCGGGCCCGCGTATGCGAAGCGGCTGGTGAAGAAATTTGGCAAAGGCATCTTCGAGATCATCGAGAACGAATCCTCGAAACTGGAAGGCGTGGAGGGCATCGGCAAAAAGCGCCGGCAGGAGATCCGCGAATCGTGGATGAAGCAGAAGTCCGTGCATAACATCATGCTGTTTCTGCATCAGAATGGCATCAGTTCCTCGCGGGCGCTGCGCATCCACAAGACCTATGGAGAAGAGGCGCTGTCCGTGCTGACGACGAATCCTTATCGCCTCGCCCAGGACATCCACGGCATCGGTTTTAAAACGGCGGACAGCATTGCGCATCAGATGGGTGTGGCCAAAGAAGCCCCGGAGCGATTGCGTGCAGGGATCCTGCATGTGCTGGAGACGGCGGCCAGCAGCGGCCACTGCTGCCTGCCGGAAGGGCGCGTCATGGAGCAGACGGCGCAGCTCCTCGGCGCGGCTGATTCGTTGTTGCAGCCAGAGGTGGAAACGCTCATCACCACTTCGCAACTGGAGCGCCATGCGCTAAATGGGCAGAGCTTTCTTTACCTGCCCTACCTGCGTGCGGCGGAGCAAAGCATTGCCCGTTCCATCGCCACCCTGGTTTCTTTCCCGCCCGCTTACCCTCGAATGGATGTGGATGCCGCGATGGCGAAGGCTGCCCAGGATACGGGCAAGGTGCTGGCTGAAAGCCAACAGCGCGCCGTCAAAGAAGCGCTGAAAAATCGCTGCCTCATCATCACTGGCGGTCCGGGTGTGGGTAAGACGACCATTCTGCGTACCATCCTCACGCTGCTGCGGGATCAAAAGGTCAGAATGGTGCTCGCTGCCCCGACGGGCCGCGCGGCGAAACGGCTGAATGAAAGCACCGGCCTGGAGGCGAAGACATTGCATCGTTTGTTAGAATATCAGGGCCTGGGCAACTGGGGGCGGCACAATGGCCATCCGCTGACGGGCGACCTTTTTGTGGTGGATGAGTGCTCCATGCTGGATGCGCCGCTGATGGCGCAGTTTCTCTCAGCCCTGCCAGCGGGGGCGCACCTGCTGCTGGTGGGCGATGCGGACCAACTCCCCTCCGTGGGCCCCGGCATGGTGCTGAATGACCTCATCGGCAGTGGCAAGGTACCCTGCGTGCAACTGACGGAAATCTTCCGTCAAGCCGCCACCAGCCGCATCATCACCAGTGCGCATGAGATCAATCGCGGTCGTGTGCCGGACCTAAAACCGCAGCGGGAGAGCGACTTCTTTTTCCTGGAGACTCAGTCCGCCGAAGAAACCCGCGACCTCATCGTGCAACTGGCGCACCAGCGCCTGCCCGCGAAGTACAAATTTGACCCCATTCAGGACATCCAGGTGCTGACGCCGATGAATCGTCATTTGTTAGGCACGCGCAGCCTCAACGAGGCTCTGCAAGCCGCCCTCAATCCGGCACATGAGATGAAGTATGAACTGGAACGCTTCCAAACGATCTACCGGGTGGGAGATAAGGTGATCCAGACGCACAACAACTACGACAAGGAAGTCTTCAATGGAGACATCGGCCACATCGTCACCATCGAGACAGATCCCCTGAAACTCAGTGTGCGCTTTGAGGGAGATCGCCTGGTGGACTATGAACCTGGGGAACTGGATGAGCTGCAACTGGCTTACGCCCTCACCATTCACAAAAGCCAGGGCAGCGAATTTCCCTGCGTCATCATTCCCGTGAGCACCCAGCACTACGTGCTGCTGGAGCGCAGCCTCATTTACACCGCCGTCACACGGGCGAAAAAGCTGGTGGTGCTGGTGGGGGATGCGCGCGCCCTCGGCATGGCCGTGGGCAGGCAGGAAAGCCGGAAACGCTGGACTGGCTTGAAGGAACTGCTGTGA